A single window of Paenibacillus sp. SYP-B4298 DNA harbors:
- a CDS encoding DUF1700 domain-containing protein has protein sequence MTKEQYLNHLYHLLHPMSSEQRRELLSDYELHFEMASANGQTEEQAIQELGDPQLIARELMLQYRVNQAEEKQSPVRVSRAVFAAVSLGFFNLVFVLGPYLGLFAAIIGLWAAVVALWLAPLALAVEWIINEGLADLPAVSGMALLAGLALLATTGMRKLTKGFMAMTVRYLKWNSRMIKEK, from the coding sequence AGAGCAGCGGCGAGAGCTGTTGTCCGATTATGAATTGCATTTTGAGATGGCTAGCGCCAATGGACAGACGGAGGAGCAAGCGATCCAGGAGCTGGGGGACCCGCAGTTGATAGCCAGAGAGCTTATGCTTCAATATCGGGTCAATCAGGCAGAGGAGAAGCAATCACCGGTGCGAGTATCGCGTGCAGTATTCGCCGCAGTCAGCCTGGGCTTCTTCAATCTCGTCTTTGTGCTTGGTCCGTACCTCGGTCTGTTCGCCGCGATCATAGGCTTATGGGCGGCGGTGGTCGCATTATGGCTCGCGCCGCTGGCGTTGGCTGTCGAGTGGATCATCAACGAAGGATTAGCTGACTTGCCTGCCGTGTCGGGTATGGCGCTGCTGGCGGGACTTGCATTGCTGGCTACCACCGGGATGCGCAAGCTGACCAAGGGGTTTATGGCGATGACGGTTCGCTACTTGAAGTGGAACAGCAGGATGATAAAGGAGAAATAA
- a CDS encoding DUF4097 family beta strand repeat-containing protein, whose product MRKSIYVGLCLVVLGVVGLLVAYQQGTLDGALGTVPFEQQQSVPLEGIKKVKINLGSSDVVLVEGAGEQAEVIASGQVSERLLKDTRLVVKPSGDELRIELEQPKFTIGFNFTSINLRIALPAREWERFELSTGSGAVEADRLQAKELKLESGSGRLELDQVEAQRLQFHLGSGKAVVTANAKQVEGETGSGSIVLNGQAFEELKLETGSGSITVTAEELRGSSRLETGSGDITVLLTQQPESLRVKLYAGSNNLKLGFGGYTYMEETDGELSATYGNGEAELVAKTGSGGISLSPR is encoded by the coding sequence ATGAGAAAATCTATTTATGTAGGCTTGTGTCTTGTTGTACTGGGTGTAGTTGGCCTGCTCGTTGCTTATCAGCAGGGAACGCTTGATGGCGCGCTGGGCACGGTTCCGTTCGAGCAGCAGCAATCGGTTCCTCTGGAGGGGATCAAGAAGGTTAAAATCAATCTGGGCAGCTCGGATGTTGTCCTTGTGGAGGGGGCGGGCGAGCAGGCAGAGGTCATCGCCTCCGGCCAAGTAAGCGAGCGGCTGCTGAAGGATACGAGGCTGGTCGTGAAGCCATCCGGGGACGAGCTGCGAATTGAGCTGGAGCAGCCCAAATTTACGATTGGCTTTAATTTCACCTCTATCAACCTGAGGATTGCTCTTCCCGCCCGAGAATGGGAGCGCTTCGAGTTGTCAACAGGCAGCGGCGCGGTCGAGGCGGATCGCTTGCAGGCCAAGGAGCTGAAGCTGGAGAGCGGCTCGGGGCGACTCGAGCTGGATCAAGTCGAGGCGCAGAGGCTTCAATTCCATCTGGGCAGCGGCAAAGCAGTGGTGACAGCCAATGCGAAGCAGGTCGAGGGCGAGACCGGTTCTGGCAGTATCGTGCTCAATGGCCAGGCATTCGAGGAGCTGAAGCTGGAGACTGGCTCCGGGAGCATCACGGTGACGGCAGAGGAACTACGCGGCAGCTCACGCCTGGAGACGGGCAGTGGAGATATTACTGTACTGCTGACACAGCAGCCTGAGTCGTTACGGGTAAAGCTTTATGCAGGCAGCAACAATCTGAAGCTGGGCTTCGGCGGCTATACCTATATGGAGGAGACGGATGGGGAATTGTCGGCAACCTACGGTAACGGCGAAGCGGAGCTCGTGGCCAAGACCGGCTCGGGGGGCATTAGTCTGAGCCCGAGATAA